Proteins encoded by one window of Roseibium sp. Sym1:
- a CDS encoding sensor histidine kinase yields MVTLASETGADKDAINEERAIRRREMARSAQDVRSRLGTPENHHTTFDLERQHLFADTRINAAYAVPLLALIVAAISVLWIDPLFIGAWFTVTLCMHFLMVVTSHSYEKAPSDQKARIYWRRRFTLGDFIYGCSWALFFLMPMTSDAGEGFVIFHFATLLIVVAMNTMQSATLPKCLLASTLPMTVVVTFSFLREVDPIHYTLAAMAIGAQGFFFILGNQLLKNANTMLEYRADKDHLIAELETANAMSDEARRRAEAANLAKSRFLATMSHELRTPLNAILGFSEIMKDEVLGAMGNENYRAYAEDIHGSGQHLLNLINEILDLSRIEAGRHELHEEPLFLDDVVEECGTMMKVRAKAKSISLHHTHEPDLPRVWADERALRQVVLNLLSNAVKFTPIGGEVRIIVGPTSDGGQYVSIKDSGPGIPEEEISTVLEAFGQGSHAIKTAEPGTGLGLSIVQALVNMHDGKFALKSKLGEGTEVTVTLPRARIMNFSPDVVWVDPEDTDASFSAGKAGSI; encoded by the coding sequence ATGGTAACCCTCGCGTCAGAAACGGGCGCCGACAAAGACGCCATCAATGAAGAGCGGGCCATCCGCCGGCGCGAAATGGCGCGTTCGGCGCAGGACGTCCGCAGCCGCCTCGGCACGCCGGAAAACCACCACACCACCTTCGATCTGGAACGCCAGCACCTGTTTGCGGACACGCGCATCAATGCAGCCTATGCCGTTCCGTTGCTTGCCCTGATCGTCGCCGCAATCTCGGTACTGTGGATCGATCCGCTGTTCATCGGTGCCTGGTTCACGGTGACCTTGTGCATGCATTTCCTGATGGTCGTGACCAGCCATTCCTACGAGAAAGCACCGTCAGACCAGAAGGCACGGATCTACTGGCGCCGGCGGTTCACGCTCGGCGACTTCATTTACGGATGCAGCTGGGCACTGTTTTTCCTTATGCCCATGACGAGCGATGCCGGCGAAGGCTTCGTGATCTTCCATTTCGCGACCCTGCTGATCGTCGTGGCGATGAACACGATGCAGTCGGCCACCTTGCCGAAATGCCTGCTTGCAAGCACTCTGCCGATGACCGTGGTCGTCACCTTCAGTTTCCTGAGGGAAGTCGACCCGATCCACTACACGCTCGCCGCCATGGCCATCGGCGCACAGGGTTTCTTCTTCATCCTGGGCAACCAACTGCTCAAGAACGCAAACACCATGCTGGAGTACCGCGCCGACAAGGACCACCTGATCGCGGAACTCGAAACGGCAAATGCGATGTCGGACGAAGCCCGCCGCCGTGCGGAAGCAGCCAATCTTGCCAAGTCCCGTTTCCTGGCGACCATGAGCCACGAGCTGCGTACGCCGCTCAACGCCATCCTGGGTTTTTCGGAGATCATGAAGGATGAAGTGCTCGGAGCGATGGGCAACGAGAACTACCGCGCCTACGCGGAAGACATCCACGGGTCCGGCCAGCACCTTCTGAACCTGATCAACGAAATCCTGGATCTGTCGCGGATCGAGGCCGGACGGCACGAACTGCACGAGGAACCCCTGTTCCTGGACGATGTCGTCGAGGAATGCGGCACCATGATGAAGGTACGCGCCAAGGCAAAGTCGATCTCGCTGCATCACACCCACGAGCCGGACCTGCCCCGGGTCTGGGCGGACGAACGCGCGCTTCGGCAGGTCGTGCTGAACCTCCTGTCCAATGCCGTCAAGTTCACGCCTATCGGCGGTGAGGTGCGGATCATCGTCGGCCCGACCTCCGACGGTGGCCAGTATGTCTCGATCAAGGACAGCGGTCCGGGCATTCCGGAGGAGGAAATCTCGACGGTGCTCGAAGCATTCGGCCAGGGGTCTCACGCGATCAAGACCGCGGAACCCGGCACCGGGCTCGGCCTTTCGATCGTGCAGGCCCTCGTGAACATGCACGACGGCAAATTCGCCCTGAAATCAAAACTGGGAGAAGGCACGGAAGTCACGGTGACCCTGCCGCGCGCCCGGATCATGAATTTCTCTCCGGACGTCGTCTGGGTGGACCCGGAAGATACGGACGCAAGCTTCAGCGCCGGCAAGGCAGGATCCATCTGA
- the cobT gene encoding nicotinate-nucleotide--dimethylbenzimidazole phosphoribosyltransferase, translating to MSLSETALPFDDIRNLVKSMPGPDEEALGKVKARDAELTKPAGSLGRLEEIAEWLAAWSGNAPPKITRPLVAIFATAHGVADEGVSAFPSSVNRQMVENFAAGGAAINQLCKVNDIGLKVFDLAVDMPTPSITREDAMDEANCAATMAYGMEALAGGIDLICLGEMGIGNTTVAAAVINGLFGGKAEDWIGRGTGVDDEGLARKRAAVEAAVSRLGGEKDPLEILRKIGGREIAAMAGLIIAARLQRVPVIVDGFVTTAAAAVVYAMDPAGLDHCLFAHVSAEQAHAKVLDHMGKDALFDFGMRLGEGSGAALAAGVAKAAAGMHSGMATFADAGVAGKTE from the coding sequence ATGTCCCTCTCCGAGACCGCGCTTCCCTTCGACGATATCCGCAATCTGGTGAAGTCCATGCCCGGGCCGGACGAGGAAGCGCTTGGCAAGGTCAAGGCGCGCGATGCCGAACTGACCAAACCGGCCGGTTCGCTCGGCCGCCTGGAGGAAATCGCCGAGTGGCTGGCCGCCTGGTCCGGCAATGCACCCCCGAAAATCACCCGCCCGCTTGTCGCGATTTTTGCAACCGCTCACGGTGTTGCCGATGAGGGCGTGTCCGCGTTTCCAAGCTCGGTCAACCGGCAGATGGTGGAGAATTTTGCCGCTGGCGGCGCAGCCATCAACCAGCTTTGCAAGGTCAATGACATCGGCCTGAAGGTATTCGACCTTGCCGTCGACATGCCGACCCCCAGCATCACGCGTGAAGACGCCATGGACGAAGCCAATTGCGCGGCCACCATGGCCTATGGCATGGAGGCACTGGCCGGCGGCATCGACCTGATCTGCCTCGGTGAGATGGGCATCGGCAACACGACGGTTGCTGCCGCCGTCATCAACGGTCTCTTCGGCGGCAAGGCGGAGGACTGGATCGGTCGTGGCACCGGTGTCGACGACGAAGGTCTGGCCCGAAAGCGTGCGGCGGTCGAGGCCGCCGTCTCTCGCCTTGGGGGAGAAAAGGACCCGCTGGAGATCCTGCGCAAGATTGGTGGGCGTGAAATCGCCGCCATGGCCGGGCTCATCATTGCCGCGCGCCTGCAGCGCGTTCCGGTCATCGTTGACGGCTTCGTGACCACCGCCGCTGCCGCCGTGGTCTATGCCATGGACCCCGCCGGTCTCGATCACTGCCTGTTTGCCCACGTGTCCGCCGAACAGGCCCATGCCAAGGTGCTGGACCATATGGGCAAGGACGCCCTGTTTGATTTCGGCATGCGTTTGGGCGAAGGCTCCGGTGCGGCGCTCGCGGCGGGCGTGGCCAAGGCGGCAGCCGGGATGCATTCCGGCATGGCGACTTTCGCGGATGCGGGTGTTGCGGGAAAAACCGAATAG
- the cobS gene encoding adenosylcobinamide-GDP ribazoletransferase, producing the protein MSSESDQSPVSGAELGSDKTGEGSVRRGSGLVSLAADTAACVRFFSRVPLPRVNACDDPAAAPDFSRIARAAPLAGAVIALPAAALGMLLGYTMLPALASAILVVGLLAATTGALHEDGLSDVADGFFGGATRARRLDIMKDSRIGAFGALALIVTVFLRIALLAALWQRFSPADAALLFLASEAFSRALLVWQWQARPLARPDGLAARFGKPSRETQQQALIATLPLLLPALLLLSLPALALALLAGSAAAYLTGRLSHLKIGGVTGDVLGAIQQLSGLGFLAGMLMVP; encoded by the coding sequence ATGAGCTCTGAATCCGACCAATCTCCTGTTTCCGGAGCAGAATTGGGATCCGACAAAACCGGGGAAGGATCCGTACGGCGTGGATCGGGGCTGGTGTCTCTGGCCGCCGACACCGCGGCTTGCGTGCGATTCTTCTCCCGCGTGCCGCTGCCGCGGGTCAATGCCTGCGACGATCCGGCCGCCGCGCCGGACTTTTCACGCATCGCACGCGCGGCTCCGCTCGCCGGTGCCGTGATCGCGCTGCCGGCGGCCGCGCTTGGCATGCTGCTCGGTTACACGATGTTGCCCGCATTGGCGTCGGCAATCCTCGTTGTCGGCCTGCTTGCGGCAACGACTGGCGCACTACACGAGGACGGCCTCAGTGACGTCGCGGACGGCTTTTTCGGCGGGGCCACCCGTGCCAGGCGCCTGGACATCATGAAGGACAGCCGCATCGGCGCGTTTGGTGCCCTCGCCCTGATCGTTACGGTTTTCCTGCGGATCGCGCTCCTGGCCGCGCTCTGGCAACGGTTCTCGCCAGCCGATGCCGCGCTCCTGTTTCTTGCCAGCGAAGCCTTCTCACGGGCCCTGCTTGTCTGGCAATGGCAGGCCCGGCCCCTGGCCCGACCGGACGGCCTCGCCGCCAGGTTCGGCAAACCCTCGCGGGAAACGCAACAGCAGGCCCTGATTGCCACCCTGCCTTTGTTGCTTCCGGCTCTGCTGCTGCTGTCTCTGCCCGCGCTGGCGCTGGCACTGCTGGCAGGTTCTGCGGCGGCCTATCTGACCGGTCGCCTGTCGCATTTGAAAATCGGCGGTGTTACCGGCGATGTTTTGGGCGCAATTCAGCAACTGAGCGGGCTTGGTTTTCTGGCCGGGATGCTTATGGTGCCCTGA
- a CDS encoding alpha/beta hydrolase, with the protein MLASFALLTACGGRPDAGALALNTAPAADARVSDILIATTRKRDSRPDTYFNGERSTAISYAQASISVPPTHEAGAIEWPDSLPGDPEKAFVARSAGYLADKAAFKAKVNARLAALPRGERNVLVFIHGYNTRFPEALYRFTQIVHDSRFKGVPVMFTWASRGKLKDYVYDLNSAAVARSALEETLVELSGSRAEHITVLAHSMGNWLLMETAVQARPENRRLLSTRIDDIVLAAPDIDIDLFKAQLKKLGKPPRPFTVIVSRDDKALRISRTIAGGKERVGAYSDDQELAELGAVVIDVTDLDSLDSTNHSKFAQLAQLRPEFRETFGRSVAASTSDQYRGANLGEDLGSFVGSATQAAVTLPIRIITAPFSYAGGP; encoded by the coding sequence GTGTTGGCGTCGTTCGCCCTGCTCACGGCCTGCGGCGGTCGCCCGGATGCCGGCGCACTGGCGCTGAACACCGCCCCGGCCGCGGATGCACGGGTGAGCGACATCCTGATCGCAACGACCCGCAAACGCGACAGCCGTCCCGACACCTATTTCAACGGTGAACGCTCCACCGCCATCAGCTATGCGCAGGCGTCGATCTCCGTGCCGCCGACGCATGAAGCCGGTGCGATCGAATGGCCCGACAGCCTGCCGGGAGACCCGGAGAAGGCATTTGTCGCCCGCAGCGCCGGCTATCTTGCCGACAAGGCGGCCTTCAAGGCAAAGGTGAATGCCCGCCTTGCGGCGTTGCCACGCGGAGAGCGAAATGTCCTGGTGTTCATTCACGGGTACAACACACGCTTTCCCGAGGCCCTTTACCGTTTCACCCAGATCGTCCACGACAGCCGGTTCAAAGGTGTACCGGTGATGTTCACCTGGGCCTCGCGCGGCAAGCTCAAGGACTATGTCTATGACCTCAACAGCGCGGCGGTCGCCCGCAGCGCTTTGGAGGAAACACTCGTCGAACTGTCGGGATCTCGCGCGGAACACATCACGGTTCTGGCCCATTCCATGGGCAACTGGCTGCTGATGGAGACCGCCGTCCAGGCCCGTCCGGAAAATCGGCGCCTGCTGAGCACCCGTATCGACGACATCGTGCTGGCCGCCCCCGATATCGATATCGACCTTTTCAAGGCACAGTTGAAGAAACTCGGCAAGCCGCCACGCCCCTTCACGGTGATCGTCTCCAGGGACGACAAGGCGCTGCGCATTTCCCGAACGATTGCCGGTGGCAAGGAACGGGTCGGCGCTTATTCCGACGACCAGGAACTGGCCGAACTCGGCGCCGTCGTGATCGATGTGACGGATCTTGATTCTCTCGACAGTACCAACCATTCAAAGTTCGCGCAGCTCGCACAGCTCCGACCGGAATTCCGGGAAACCTTCGGCCGCTCGGTTGCCGCTTCCACGTCGGACCAGTACCGCGGGGCCAATCTCGGCGAGGACCTCGGCAGTTTCGTGGGCAGCGCCACCCAGGCTGCCGTCACCCTGCCGATCAGGATCATCACTGCCCCCTTCTCCTATGCCGGAGGTCCGTGA
- a CDS encoding DUF1289 domain-containing protein, with product MKSPCIKTCQIDRRSGLCLGCRRTLDEIASWASYSDGQRADILAALPDRRLPDGNAGGRG from the coding sequence ATGAAGTCACCCTGTATCAAGACCTGCCAGATCGACCGGCGGAGCGGCCTTTGCCTCGGCTGCCGCCGCACACTGGATGAAATCGCGTCCTGGGCCAGCTACAGCGACGGCCAGCGCGCGGATATCCTCGCCGCTCTCCCCGACCGCAGGTTGCCGGACGGAAATGCGGGAGGCCGTGGATGA
- a CDS encoding retropepsin-like aspartic protease family protein: MNGPRQMRGLMLAILVIVMAAAAFYAFFGDPTDPANANFDDTGPRIVALSALAFVFLASFIFGQPKVREIVQGTFFWGGLCALLIVGYTYRTDLVQAGYRVLGAIAPGLAVTQPDGTILIVRDAGGHFVLDGRTNGARTHFLLDTGASAVVLTYEDALKAGYRPRDLSFTVPVSTANGRTLVAPVRIETITMGDHTLHNVRGFVAREGSLEASLFGMSALDQLRSWRIEGDKLIMTP; this comes from the coding sequence ATGAACGGCCCAAGGCAGATGCGCGGCCTGATGCTTGCGATCCTGGTGATCGTGATGGCGGCTGCGGCCTTCTATGCCTTTTTCGGAGACCCGACCGATCCGGCCAATGCCAATTTCGACGACACCGGTCCCCGGATCGTCGCGCTGTCCGCCCTCGCCTTCGTGTTTCTGGCCAGTTTCATCTTCGGCCAGCCCAAGGTACGGGAGATCGTGCAGGGGACATTCTTCTGGGGTGGCCTGTGTGCGCTCCTGATCGTCGGCTACACCTATCGGACCGATCTGGTGCAGGCCGGCTACCGGGTGCTCGGCGCGATCGCGCCGGGTCTTGCGGTGACCCAGCCGGATGGCACGATCCTGATCGTGCGCGATGCAGGCGGGCACTTCGTGCTCGACGGCCGGACCAACGGAGCCAGGACGCATTTCCTGCTCGACACCGGCGCCAGCGCGGTTGTCCTGACCTACGAGGATGCCCTCAAGGCCGGTTACCGGCCCCGGGACCTCTCCTTCACCGTTCCGGTGTCGACCGCCAACGGCCGCACGCTCGTGGCGCCAGTGCGGATCGAGACGATCACCATGGGCGACCATACCCTGCACAACGTCCGGGGCTTTGTCGCCCGCGAGGGATCCCTGGAAGCCAGCCTGTTCGGCATGAGTGCTCTCGACCAGCTCAGGAGTTGGCGGATCGAGGGCGACAAGCTGATCATGACCCCCTGA
- the dusA gene encoding tRNA dihydrouridine(20/20a) synthase DusA produces MMEWTDRHCRAFHRQLSKNALLYTEMVTTGAVIHGDRDHLIGFSDCEHPIACQLGGSDPGDMAEAARIVEGFGYDEVNINVGCPSDRVQSGRFGACLMQEPELVAACVEAMKAAVDIPVTVKCRIGVDEQDTEEALDRMADAVFAAGSDALWVHARKAWLKGLSPKENRDIPPLDYDRVLRLKQRLPDRFIGLNGGLQSLDQGAPYLATLDGLMFGRAAYHTPELLGQVDRRVYGEDGPDVSPWDAVRAHMPYLDEQLGKGVKLAHMTRHMLGLFHGRPGARSWRRILTVEAIKPGAGLQVVEQALAAVSPAGADLAAAE; encoded by the coding sequence ATGATGGAGTGGACGGATCGTCATTGCAGGGCGTTTCACCGGCAGCTGTCGAAGAACGCGCTGCTCTATACAGAGATGGTGACGACCGGGGCGGTGATCCATGGCGACCGGGACCACCTGATCGGCTTTTCCGATTGCGAGCATCCGATTGCCTGTCAGCTCGGCGGTTCGGACCCGGGAGACATGGCGGAAGCCGCGAGGATCGTCGAGGGCTTCGGCTACGACGAGGTCAACATCAATGTCGGCTGTCCGTCCGACCGGGTCCAGTCCGGCCGGTTCGGGGCCTGCCTGATGCAGGAGCCGGAACTGGTTGCGGCCTGTGTCGAGGCCATGAAGGCAGCCGTCGATATTCCGGTCACCGTCAAGTGCCGGATCGGTGTCGACGAGCAGGACACGGAAGAGGCGCTGGACCGCATGGCGGACGCGGTGTTCGCCGCCGGTAGCGATGCGCTGTGGGTTCATGCCCGCAAGGCCTGGCTCAAGGGCCTGAGCCCCAAGGAAAACCGGGACATCCCGCCGCTCGACTACGACCGCGTGCTGCGCTTGAAACAGCGACTGCCGGACCGCTTCATCGGACTGAATGGCGGCCTGCAGAGCCTTGACCAGGGCGCGCCCTACCTGGCAACGCTCGACGGGCTGATGTTCGGCCGGGCGGCCTATCACACGCCGGAACTTCTGGGGCAGGTCGACCGCAGGGTTTATGGTGAGGACGGCCCGGACGTGTCACCCTGGGACGCGGTCAGGGCGCACATGCCCTATCTCGACGAACAACTCGGGAAAGGGGTCAAGCTGGCGCATATGACCCGGCACATGCTTGGCCTGTTTCATGGCCGCCCGGGGGCCCGGTCGTGGCGGCGCATCCTGACCGTCGAGGCGATCAAGCCCGGTGCGGGCCTTCAGGTGGTCGAACAGGCCCTGGCCGCCGTCAGTCCGGCGGGGGCGGACCTGGCTGCCGCGGAATAG
- a CDS encoding globin domain-containing protein, whose translation MIFAEADIEQVRATRQVLIRDAQQTGALFYETLFALRPELRALFPDDLSDQNRKFATTLAVISDSARDMDSLKPVLESLARRHLAYSVKPQDYELVGTALQQAFVRMGLTDEQVASWTSIYKVVSEYMIATAYRGH comes from the coding sequence ATGATTTTTGCGGAAGCCGATATCGAGCAGGTCCGCGCGACCCGTCAGGTCCTGATCAGGGACGCACAGCAAACCGGTGCCCTTTTTTATGAAACACTGTTTGCTCTCAGGCCCGAGCTTCGGGCGTTGTTTCCGGACGATCTCTCCGATCAGAACCGGAAATTCGCGACGACACTTGCGGTCATCAGCGACAGCGCGCGCGACATGGACAGTCTCAAGCCGGTCCTTGAAAGCCTTGCGCGGCGACATTTGGCGTATTCGGTCAAACCACAGGACTATGAGTTGGTTGGCACCGCGCTCCAGCAAGCATTTGTCCGAATGGGGCTAACCGACGAACAGGTTGCGAGCTGGACATCGATCTACAAGGTCGTCAGCGAGTACATGATCGCGACCGCCTATCGCGGTCATTGA
- a CDS encoding PAS-domain containing protein — MGEETDAYEEILGALDLAAVLFDGDGCCVVSNSRFENIFLFGDPPPHPGESMDALFTRLVTCGRLARTAGTTAESIATSIVTAIRGFARDQEVTLSDGGILAASSNPTRSGGYLVTFRDTGRDRLGENHALQMLSDAFDGAEMGVILWDASLVVQRVNNAWSRMIETVKDGDSILERGIAVVARQNDADQDASDSMGTIERFIAQLHRRPTQSVLVTQEGRRLHVATFPTQSRGVLATAIDVTERHSAESRAREILEDAIEGLGEGVALYDRDLRLVMNNGAFREIVFGNLPLSTPGMTLEDEVDNVLKAGRILVPEDQTVESVRNWIHESVRSSARNVEMPLADGSVVEASNFETPLGSYLISMRDITARKEAERATREADDLVRTIVEASPTTFLVSRVKDGKVIYIPPASRDRFGHIETTMDFFLNPADREDYLSALLPTGHVQDYPVRFRRRDGSIMHGLTSARVVNYKGEQVIVSSTRDITEQLAMQAELERQKEAAHQNEKLSALGALLAGVAHELNNPLSVVVGYSMMLEEKIEDPVHSRQIHEVSVAAERCSRIVKTFLAMARQRPTEIAPVDVNEIVKVAVEVAGHGLRANGAEIKLDLASDLPPIPADADQLVQVFTNLIVNAEHALQKRGPEGRLLVRSRYRPAFNAVTVAFSDNGEGIARNLQTRIFEPFFTTKDVGAGTGVGLAFCHRTITAHGGRIGVRSQPGSGATFMISLPAVGGMDAGAREEKDIPREGAGSVLVVDDDPGVLAMISAMLRDAGYVVTMASQGAQALALCEKRAFDAILSDIRMPEMDGLAFHQALAERAPDQARRLAFLSGDTLSGSVAEALKHANRPCLDKPATPADLLALVAQLTEDRR, encoded by the coding sequence ATGGGCGAAGAGACCGACGCTTACGAGGAAATTCTTGGTGCGCTCGATTTGGCCGCCGTCCTTTTCGACGGCGACGGATGCTGCGTTGTCTCAAATTCCCGTTTCGAAAACATCTTCCTGTTCGGGGACCCGCCACCGCACCCCGGCGAAAGCATGGATGCCTTGTTCACGCGGCTGGTGACGTGTGGGCGGTTAGCTAGAACGGCCGGCACCACGGCGGAAAGCATTGCGACCAGCATAGTGACCGCAATTCGCGGATTTGCGCGAGACCAGGAAGTGACGTTGAGCGATGGCGGGATCCTGGCCGCTTCGTCGAATCCGACAAGGTCCGGCGGATATCTGGTGACGTTTCGCGACACCGGCCGCGACCGGCTTGGTGAAAACCACGCCCTGCAAATGTTGAGCGACGCGTTCGATGGTGCGGAAATGGGCGTCATCCTCTGGGATGCCTCCCTCGTTGTACAACGGGTCAATAACGCATGGAGCCGGATGATTGAAACCGTCAAGGACGGCGATTCCATCCTTGAGCGGGGAATTGCCGTCGTGGCCCGCCAGAACGATGCAGATCAGGACGCATCGGACTCAATGGGGACAATCGAACGGTTCATTGCACAGCTGCATCGACGGCCCACCCAGTCCGTACTGGTCACACAGGAAGGACGCCGATTGCATGTGGCGACCTTTCCGACCCAGTCCCGCGGCGTGCTTGCGACCGCAATTGACGTGACTGAGCGGCATTCGGCGGAATCGCGCGCACGCGAAATACTTGAAGATGCCATAGAGGGACTTGGCGAGGGCGTGGCGCTCTATGACAGGGATCTTCGGTTGGTGATGAACAACGGGGCCTTTCGTGAAATCGTCTTCGGCAACCTGCCTCTCAGCACCCCGGGAATGACGCTCGAGGACGAAGTGGACAATGTTCTCAAGGCCGGTCGGATCCTGGTGCCCGAAGACCAGACGGTCGAATCCGTGCGGAACTGGATCCACGAGTCCGTCAGGTCAAGCGCCAGGAATGTCGAAATGCCGTTGGCAGACGGTAGTGTCGTCGAGGCCTCAAACTTCGAAACACCGCTGGGGAGCTATCTCATATCCATGCGCGATATCACTGCGCGCAAGGAAGCCGAACGGGCAACCCGCGAGGCCGACGATCTGGTACGCACGATCGTGGAAGCAAGCCCGACGACCTTTCTTGTCAGCCGGGTCAAGGACGGAAAGGTCATCTACATTCCACCCGCGTCCCGGGACCGGTTCGGCCACATCGAAACGACCATGGATTTCTTTCTCAACCCTGCCGATCGCGAGGATTACCTGTCGGCTTTGCTGCCGACAGGCCATGTTCAGGATTATCCGGTTCGTTTTCGCCGCCGCGACGGCAGCATCATGCATGGTCTGACCTCGGCGCGCGTGGTGAACTACAAGGGGGAGCAGGTGATCGTCTCCTCCACGCGCGATATCACCGAGCAACTTGCCATGCAGGCCGAACTGGAAAGGCAGAAGGAAGCCGCGCACCAGAATGAAAAGCTGTCCGCTCTTGGCGCCCTGCTTGCCGGCGTCGCACATGAATTGAACAATCCCCTCTCCGTCGTCGTCGGCTATTCGATGATGCTGGAGGAAAAAATCGAGGATCCCGTTCATTCGCGCCAGATCCACGAAGTCTCCGTCGCAGCGGAACGATGCTCGCGGATCGTCAAGACCTTCCTGGCAATGGCCCGCCAACGCCCAACCGAAATCGCGCCCGTAGATGTCAACGAAATCGTCAAGGTCGCCGTGGAGGTTGCCGGTCACGGACTGCGTGCAAACGGCGCCGAGATCAAGCTGGACCTCGCGTCCGACCTTCCTCCGATCCCCGCCGATGCCGATCAACTCGTTCAGGTCTTCACCAATCTCATTGTCAATGCCGAACACGCACTCCAGAAACGCGGCCCCGAAGGCCGATTGCTCGTCCGCAGCCGTTATCGCCCGGCCTTCAACGCGGTGACCGTCGCTTTTTCCGACAACGGCGAAGGCATTGCCCGCAATCTGCAAACCCGGATTTTCGAACCCTTCTTCACGACAAAGGATGTCGGTGCAGGAACAGGTGTCGGACTTGCCTTCTGTCACAGGACAATCACTGCGCATGGCGGCCGTATCGGCGTGCGGTCGCAGCCCGGTTCGGGCGCGACATTCATGATCTCGCTGCCTGCAGTTGGCGGCATGGACGCCGGCGCAAGGGAGGAAAAAGACATTCCCCGCGAAGGGGCGGGATCGGTTCTCGTCGTCGATGACGACCCCGGCGTTCTGGCAATGATCAGTGCCATGCTGCGCGACGCCGGTTACGTCGTGACTATGGCGTCGCAGGGCGCCCAGGCGCTCGCTCTTTGTGAAAAACGCGCCTTCGACGCAATACTGTCCGACATCCGGATGCCCGAAATGGATGGCCTAGCCTTTCACCAGGCACTCGCCGAACGGGCACCGGATCAGGCCCGGCGGCTGGCCTTTCTTTCCGGCGACACCCTTTCAGGCAGTGTGGCGGAAGCACTCAAACACGCAAACCGGCCTTGCCTCGACAAGCCGGCGACACCCGCCGACCTGCTCGCATTGGTGGCGCAACTGACGGAGGACCGGCGATGA
- a CDS encoding response regulator, translated as MNAPRPHIVVCDDEASLRRMVSEYLSERGYDCTEAMDAQSLRERIARRRPDLIVLDVRMPGEDGLSVLRSLRADPDSAPVIMLTAAADTIDRVVGLELGADDYVGKPVDLRELDARIKAVLRRSERSPSGAAPQEPETAHFGDFTLDVAAAALTHADGSDVPITAMEFALLKVFVMHPNRVLSRDQLLDLAHHRGWEPFDRSIDLRISRLRRKIEPDPDQPRFIRTVRGIGYIFSTTGADG; from the coding sequence ATGAACGCCCCCCGACCGCATATCGTTGTTTGTGACGACGAGGCGTCCTTGCGCCGCATGGTTTCGGAATACCTGAGTGAACGCGGCTACGATTGCACGGAAGCCATGGATGCCCAGTCCTTGCGGGAGCGGATCGCGCGGCGCCGGCCGGACCTGATCGTTCTCGATGTCCGGATGCCCGGTGAAGACGGACTGAGCGTGCTTCGCTCATTGCGTGCCGATCCGGACTCGGCGCCGGTCATCATGCTGACGGCGGCAGCAGACACGATAGACAGGGTGGTCGGACTGGAACTCGGCGCCGATGACTATGTCGGCAAGCCGGTCGATCTTCGTGAACTCGACGCACGGATAAAGGCGGTGCTCCGGCGCAGTGAACGATCGCCATCAGGTGCCGCCCCCCAAGAGCCGGAGACCGCGCATTTCGGCGACTTTACTCTTGATGTCGCCGCCGCAGCCCTGACGCATGCCGACGGAAGCGACGTTCCGATCACCGCGATGGAATTTGCACTGCTGAAAGTGTTCGTGATGCACCCGAACCGGGTGCTTTCCCGCGATCAGTTGCTCGACCTTGCCCATCACCGGGGCTGGGAGCCGTTTGACCGGTCCATAGACCTGCGCATCTCGCGCCTGCGCCGAAAAATCGAACCGGACCCGGATCAGCCGCGGTTCATCCGGACTGTACGGGGAATCGGCTACATTTTCTCGACGACCGGCGCTGACGGATAA